One part of the Arabidopsis thaliana chromosome 4, partial sequence genome encodes these proteins:
- a CDS encoding trichohyalin-like protein (DUF3444) (CONTAINS InterPro DOMAIN/s: Molecular chaperone, heat shock protein, Hsp40, DnaJ (InterPro:IPR015609); BEST Arabidopsis thaliana protein match is: Domain of unknown function (DUF3444) (TAIR:AT3G04960.1); Has 76225 Blast hits to 44081 proteins in 2453 species: Archae - 1073; Bacteria - 11388; Metazoa - 35898; Fungi - 5511; Plants - 3905; Viruses - 204; Other Eukaryotes - 18246 (source: NCBI BLink).), with protein MAMQGDSVESDVTEQNSEGYLKILDKIQAKSSSIFEFSLQFDDVVASLEKKEERLRVVEMKEKEIGLLEESISRRLSVLEEKEIETDLRLVIEASIMRLVLEKQSEDLVTQLKTEENKLGLFLRSTTKKLEELVSEFDGRKEEACRVSEKLCELEKAEKEFHLKQRAETERRNEESEAREKDLRALEEAVKEKTAELKRKEETLELKMKEEAEKLREETELMRKGLEIKEKTLEKRLKELELKQMELEETSRPQLVEAESRKRSNLEIEPPLLVKNDSDADSCTPQAKKQKSQEANDGDIEGIVCTDKSYEDPNSLTCPDTKLNDFSKSMSSFAVDQVWALYDPRDDMPRNYAQIREIFESQLSLQVTLLEHVKTTKDEQSILSGCGRFEYGDTEIKSHLMFAHEMDHIKSAEEVIVNPRKGETWALFSDWNASWNSHLELQELPYRYDFVEVISEFDDLIGIQVAYMGRVEGYESVFNHAEQYGCIKIVIPPAEMQRFSHKVESVKLSGKEEEGIPFRSFKLNPAAMPRYYHVLEEVVETEIQIKDPTVVHQNGSTKDLPIIID; from the coding sequence ATGGCAATGCAAGGGGATTCAGTAGAATCAGACGTTACTGAGCAAAACAGTGAAGGGTATCTCAAAATCCTAGACAAGATTCAGGCAAAATCTTCATCAATTTTTGAGTTTTCGCTTCAGTTTGATGACGTGGTCGCCTCgctggagaagaaggaagaacgACTGAGAGTGGTTGaaatgaaggagaaggagattgGTTTGCTTGAAGAGTCAATATCTCGAAGGTTAAGTGTTTtagaggagaaagagattgaaactgaTTTGAGATTGGTCATTGAAGCAAGTATCATGAGATTGGTGCTTGAGAAGCAGAGTGAAGATTTAGTGACACAACttaaaacagaggagaataagcttggtttgtTTCTCCGTTCGACGACGAAGAAACTTGAGGAGCTGGTGAGTGAGTTTGATGGGAGGAAAGAGGAGGCTTGCCGAGTTTCTGAGAAGTTGTGTGAGTTAGAGAAGGCAGAGAAGGAGTTTCATCTGAAACAAAGAGCTGAGACTGAGAGACGGAATGAGGAAAGTGAGGCAAGAGAGAAGGATCTCAGGGCACTTGAGGAAGCTGTCAAAGAGAAGACTGCTGAATTGAAGAGAAAGGAGGAGACTTTGGAGctgaagatgaaagaagaagctgaaaaatTGAGAGAGGAGACTGAACTGATGAGAAAAGGTCTTGAGATTAAGGAGAAGACAttggaaaaaagattgaaagagCTTGAATTGAAGCAGATGGAATTAGAAGAAACATCAAGACCACAACTTGTAGAAGCAGAGTCTCGGAAGAGATCCAACCTTGAAATTGAACCTCCTTTGTTGGTAAAGAATGATAGTGACGCTGATTCTTGTACTCCTCAAGCCAAGAAACAGAAGTCTCAGGAAGCAAATGATGGAGACATTGAAGGAATTGTCTGCACAGATAAAAGTTATGAGGATCCTAACTCATTAACTTGTCCTGATACAAAGCTTAATGATTTTAGCAAGTCAATGAGCTCATTTGCTGTTGATCAAGTATGGGCTTTATATGATCCTAGAGATGATATGCCTAGGAACTATGCCCAGATCAGGGAGATTTTTGAGTCCCAGTTGAGTTTGCAGGTGACACTACTTGAACATGTCAAAACTACAAAAGATGAGCAGTCTATTCTCAGTGGTTGTGGGAGATTTGAATATGGAGATACAGAGATCAAGAGCCACTTGATGTTTGCTCATGAGATGGATCACATCAAATCTGCTGAAGAGGTCATTGTGAACCCGAGAAAAGGCGAAACATGGGCTCTTTTCAGTGATTGGAATGCAAGTTGGAACAGTCACCTAGAACTACAGGAGCTTCCTTATAGATACGACTTTGTGGAAGTCATCTCCGAGTTTGACGATCTTATAGGCATTCAAGTGGCCTATATGGGGAGAGTTGAAGGATACGAATCGGTTTTTAACCATGCTGAGCAGTATGGATGCATCAAGATTGTGATCCCACCTGCGGAAATGCAGAGATTCTCTCACAAAGTTGAATCAGTGAAATTGAGCGGGAAGGAGGAAGAGGGAATCCCATTTAGGTCCTTCAAGCTAAACCCTGCTGCTATGCCGAGATACTATCATGTGCTTGAGGAGGTGGTGGAAACggaaatacaaattaaagatCCAACGGTCGTACATCAAAATGGATCCACAAAAGATCTTCCCATAATAATAGATTGA
- the YLMG1-2 gene encoding YGGT family protein (YLMG1-2; FUNCTIONS IN: molecular_function unknown; INVOLVED IN: biological_process unknown; LOCATED IN: chloroplast, chloroplast envelope; EXPRESSED IN: 23 plant structures; EXPRESSED DURING: 13 growth stages; CONTAINS InterPro DOMAIN/s: Protein of unknown function YGGT (InterPro:IPR003425); BEST Arabidopsis thaliana protein match is: YGGT family protein (TAIR:AT3G07430.1); Has 788 Blast hits to 788 proteins in 294 species: Archae - 0; Bacteria - 510; Metazoa - 0; Fungi - 0; Plants - 121; Viruses - 0; Other Eukaryotes - 157 (source: NCBI BLink).), giving the protein MASFTTNSLALRASILANPRLPPPIIRPRLSLPRKLSFNLSLHNARTIVSSAVTSSSPVLSSKPPSQFPFSDSTRSITTLVLLAGVVIKSLIQKLSVAIVNLSPQIQASFRTASPLFFASLRDRPAGYLNTPLTVVAAGLSKWLDIYSGVLMVRVLLSWFPNIPWDRQPLSAIRDLCDPYLNLFRNIIPPVFDTLDVSPLLAFAVLGTLGSILNNSRG; this is encoded by the coding sequence ATGGCTTCTTTCACAACCAACAGTCTCGCTCTTCGCGCTTCAATTCTCGCAAACCCTAGACTACCTCCTCCGATCATCCGTCCCCGTCTCTCTCTTCCCCGTAAACTCTCTTTCAATCTCTCCCTCCATAACGCTAGAACCATCGTTTCCTCCGCCGTTACCTCCTCGTCTCCGGTACTCTCCTCTAAACCCCCTTCTCAATTCCCCTTCTCCGACTCAACTAGATCGATCACCACCCTCGTGCTTCTAGCCGGCGTCGTAATCAAATCTCTAATTCAGAAGCTCTCTGTCGCAATTGTGAACCTATCTCCACAGATTCAAGCATCTTTCCGAACAGCAAGTCCGTTGTTCTTCGCGTCGCTCCGTGATCGACCCGCCGGTTATCTGAACACTCCGTTGACGGTAGTTGCAGCCGGGCTATCGAAATGGCTCGATATATACAGTGGTGTTCTGATGGTCAGAGTTTTGCTCAGTTGGTTCCCAAACATTCCATGGGATCGTCAGCCTTTGTCAGCCATTAGAGATCTGTGTGATCCTTATCTTAATCTCTTCAGGAACATTATCCCTCCAGTCTTTGATACGCTTGACGTTAGCCCTTTGCTTGCTTTCGCCGTTTTGGGAACTCTAGGTTCGATTCTCAACAACAGCAGAGGATAG
- a CDS encoding P-loop containing nucleoside triphosphate hydrolases superfamily protein, whose protein sequence is MEQKSVLFSALGVGVGLGIGLASGQSLGKWANGSISAEDGLTGEKIEQELVRQIVDGRESSVTFDEFPYYLSEKTRLLLTSAAYVHLKQSDISKHTRNLAPGSKAILLSGPAEFYQQMLAKALAHYFESKLLLLDITDFSIKIQSKYGCVKKEPSHKRSISELTMDKMSNLMGSISVLSQKEATRGTLRRHTSGNDLHSRGFDVTSQPPRLKRNASAASDMSSISSRSATSVSASSKRSANLCFDERLFLQSLYKVLVSISETNPIIIYLRDVEKLCQSERFYKLFQRLLTKLSGPVLVLGSRLLEPEDDCQEVGEGISALFPYNIEIRPPEDENQLMSWKTRFEDDMKVIQFQDNKNHIAEVLAANDLECDDLGSICHADTMFLSSHIEEIVVSAISYHLMNNKEPEYKNGRLVISSNSLSHGLNILQEGQGCFEDSLKLDTNIDSKVEEGEGITKSESKSETTVPENKNESDTSIPAAKNECPLPPKAPVHEVAPDNEFEKRIRPEVIPANEIGVTFADIGSLDETKESLQELVMLPLRRPDLFKGGLLKPCRGILLFGPPGTGKTMMAKAIANEAGASFINVSMSTITSKWFGEDEKNVRALFTLAAKVSPTIIFVDEVDSMLGQRTRVGEHEAMRKIKNEFMTHWDGLMSNAGDRILVLAATNRPFDLDEAIIRRFERRIMVGLPSVESREKILRTLLSKEKTENLDFQELAQMTDGYSGSDLKNFCTTAAYRPVRELIKQECLKDQERRKREEAEKNSEEGSEAKEEVSEERGITLRPLSMEDMKVAKSQVAASFAAEGAGMNELKQWNDLYGEGGSRKKEQLSYFL, encoded by the exons ATGGAGCAGAAGAGCGTGTTGTTTTCCGCGTTAGGGGTTGGTGTTGGGTTAGGGATTGGTCTAGCGTCGGGTCAGAGTTTGGGTAAATGGGCAAACGGGTCTATTTCTGCGGAGGATGGACTAACCGgagaaaagattgagcaaGAGTTGGTTAGGCAGATCGTTGATGGCAGAGAGAGTAGTGTCACTTTCGACGAGTTTCCTTATTACCTAAG TGAGAAAACTCGGCTTTTATTGACAAGTGCAGCTTATGTTCACCTAAAGCAATCTGATATCTCGAAGCACACGCGTAATCTTGCACCTGGAAGTAAGGCCATTCTTCTGTCTGGACCTGCTG AATTCTATCAGCAAATGCTTGCAAAAGCATTGGCTCATTACTTTGAATCGAAATTACTGTTACTAGATATAACCGACTTCTCTATCAAG ATACAGAGCAAGTATGGATGCGTCAAGAAAGAACCT TCTCACAAGAGGTCTATTTCTGAGTTGACAATGGACAAAATGTCTAATTTGATGGGTTCTATCTCTGTGCTCTCCCAAAAGGAAGCTACAAGAG GGACCTTGCGTAGGCACACAAGTGGCAACGATCTTCATTCAAG GGGCTTTGACGTTACAAGTCAGCCTCCACGACTCAAGCGGAATGCTTCTGCTGCTTCTGATATGAGTAGCATATCATCCCGTTCTGCAACTTCTGTTTCAG CTTCAAGCAAACGCAGTGCTAACTTGTGCTTTGATGAGAGACTTTTCCTTCAGTCACTTTACAAG GTCTTGGTTTCGATTTCAGAAACCAATCCTATAATAATATACCTGAGGGATGTTGAGAAGCTTTGTCAGTCAGAAAGGTTCTACAAGTTGTTCCAGAGGCTCTTGACGAAGCTTTCTGGCCCTGTTTTGGTTCTCGGCTCAAGACTATTGGAACCCGAAGATGACTGTCAAGAAGTAGGAGAGGGcatttctgctttgtttcCTTACAACATCGAGATCAGACCGCCAGAGGATGAAAATCAACTCATGAGCTGGAAAACGAGATTTGAAGATGACATGAAAGTGATACAGTTTCAAGACAACAAGAACCACATAGCCGAGGTTCTAGCGGCTAATGATCTTGAGTGTGATGACTTAGGTTCCATATGCCATGCAGATACAATGTTCCTAAGCAGTCACATTGAGGAAATTGTTGTTTCTGCAATCTCCTACCATCTGATGAACAACAAAGAACCCGAATACAAAAACGGGAGGCTTGTAATATCTTCTAATAG CTTGTCCCATGGACTGAATATATTACAGGAAGGTCAAGGATGCTTTGAGGACTCCTTGAAGCTGGACACAAACATCGACTCCAAG GTAGAAGAAGGTGAAGGGATAACAAAGAGCGAGTCAAAATCTGAGACAACTGTtccggaaaacaaaaatgaatcgGATACATCAATCCCGGCAGCAAAAAATGAATGCCCCCTGCCTCCGAAAGCACCTGTACAT GAGGTGGCTCCTGATAATGAATTCGAGAAGCGCATAAGACCAGAGGTTATCCCAGCAAATGAGATTGGTGTGACTTTTGCTGATATAGGTTCACTGGATGAAACCAAAGAATCACTTCAAGAGCTTGTCATGCTTCCTCTTCGTAGGCCTGACCTGTTCAAAGGTGGTCTTCTAAAGCCCTGCAGAGGAATCCTCCTCTTTGGACCACCTGGTACTGGAAAAACTATGATGGCAAAAGCCATTGCGAACGAAGCTGGGGCTAGTTTCATAAATGTGTCGATGTCCACAATCACTTCAAAATGGTttggagaagatgagaagaacgTGAGAGCTTTGTTCACCCTCGCGGCCAAAGTGTCTCCAACTATTATATTTGTGGATGAAGTGGATAGTATGCTGGGACAGAGGACAAGAGTTGGCGAGCATGAAGCTATGAGGAAGATCAAAAATGAGTTCATGACACACTGGGATGGGCTTATGTCAAATGCGGGTGACCGTATTCTCGTTCTTGCAGCAACAAACAGACCATTTGATCTCGATGAAGCTATCATCAGGAGGTTTGAGCGAAG AATCATGGTGGGTCTTCCATCGGTCGAGAGCAGAGAGAAGATCTTGAGAACCTTAttgtcaaaagagaaaacagagaatcttgATTTCCAAGAGCTTGCGCAGATGACAGATGGCTATAGTGGAAGTGATCTCAAG AACTTTTGCACAACAGCAGCATATCGACCAGTGAGGGAGCTGATAAAGCAAGAGTGCTTGAAAGACCAG gagaggaggaagagagaggaagcagagaagaaTAGTGAAGAAGGATctgaagcaaaagaagaagtatcTGAAGAGAGAGGCATAACGTTGAGACCTTTGAGCATGGAAGACATGAAAGTAGCTAAAAGCCAG GTTGCTGCTAGTTTTGCAGCAGAAGGAGCAGGAATGAACGAACTCAAGCAGTGGAATGATTTGTATGGAGAAGGAGGCTCCAGGAAAAAGGAACAGCTCTCTTACTTCCTTTAA
- a CDS encoding P-loop containing nucleoside triphosphate hydrolases superfamily protein (P-loop containing nucleoside triphosphate hydrolases superfamily protein; FUNCTIONS IN: nucleoside-triphosphatase activity, ATPase activity, nucleotide binding, ATP binding; LOCATED IN: endomembrane system; EXPRESSED IN: 7 plant structures; EXPRESSED DURING: L mature pollen stage, M germinated pollen stage, 4 anthesis, petal differentiation and expansion stage; CONTAINS InterPro DOMAIN/s: ATPase, AAA+ type, core (InterPro:IPR003593), ATPase, AAA-type, core (InterPro:IPR003959), ATPase, AAA-type, conserved site (InterPro:IPR003960); BEST Arabidopsis thaliana protein match is: P-loop containing nucleoside triphosphate hydrolases superfamily protein (TAIR:AT5G52882.1); Has 39856 Blast hits to 37451 proteins in 3236 species: Archae - 1544; Bacteria - 17865; Metazoa - 4891; Fungi - 3526; Plants - 3328; Viruses - 34; Other Eukaryotes - 8668 (source: NCBI BLink).) codes for MEQKSVLFSALGVGVGLGIGLASGQSLGKWANGSISAEDGLTGEKIEQELVRQIVDGRESSVTFDEFPYYLSEKTRLLLTSAAYVHLKQSDISKHTRNLAPGSKAILLSGPAEFYQQMLAKALAHYFESKLLLLDITDFSIKIQSKYGCVKKEPSHKRSISELTMDKMSNLMGSISVLSQKEATRGTLRRHTSGNDLHSRGFDVTSQPPRLKRNASAASDMSSISSRSATSVSASSKRSANLCFDERLFLQSLYKVLVSISETNPIIIYLRDVEKLCQSERFYKLFQRLLTKLSGPVLVLGSRLLEPEDDCQEVGEGISALFPYNIEIRPPEDENQLMSWKTRFEDDMKVIQFQDNKNHIAEVLAANDLECDDLGSICHADTMFLSSHIEEIVVSAISYHLMNNKEPEYKNGRLVISSNSLSHGLNILQEGQGCFEDSLKLDTNIDSKVEEGEGITKSESKSETTVPENKNESDTSIPAAKNECPLPPKAPEVAPDNEFEKRIRPEVIPANEIGVTFADIGSLDETKESLQELVMLPLRRPDLFKGGLLKPCRGILLFGPPGTGKTMMAKAIANEAGASFINVSMSTITSKWFGEDEKNVRALFTLAAKVSPTIIFVDEVDSMLGQRTRVGEHEAMRKIKNEFMTHWDGLMSNAGDRILVLAATNRPFDLDEAIIRRFERRIMVGLPSVESREKILRTLLSKEKTENLDFQELAQMTDGYSGSDLKNFCTTAAYRPVRELIKQECLKDQERRKREEAEKNSEEGSEAKEEVSEERGITLRPLSMEDMKVAKSQVAASFAAEGAGMNELKQWNDLYGEGGSRKKEQLSYFL; via the exons ATGGAGCAGAAGAGCGTGTTGTTTTCCGCGTTAGGGGTTGGTGTTGGGTTAGGGATTGGTCTAGCGTCGGGTCAGAGTTTGGGTAAATGGGCAAACGGGTCTATTTCTGCGGAGGATGGACTAACCGgagaaaagattgagcaaGAGTTGGTTAGGCAGATCGTTGATGGCAGAGAGAGTAGTGTCACTTTCGACGAGTTTCCTTATTACCTAAG TGAGAAAACTCGGCTTTTATTGACAAGTGCAGCTTATGTTCACCTAAAGCAATCTGATATCTCGAAGCACACGCGTAATCTTGCACCTGGAAGTAAGGCCATTCTTCTGTCTGGACCTGCTG AATTCTATCAGCAAATGCTTGCAAAAGCATTGGCTCATTACTTTGAATCGAAATTACTGTTACTAGATATAACCGACTTCTCTATCAAG ATACAGAGCAAGTATGGATGCGTCAAGAAAGAACCT TCTCACAAGAGGTCTATTTCTGAGTTGACAATGGACAAAATGTCTAATTTGATGGGTTCTATCTCTGTGCTCTCCCAAAAGGAAGCTACAAGAG GGACCTTGCGTAGGCACACAAGTGGCAACGATCTTCATTCAAG GGGCTTTGACGTTACAAGTCAGCCTCCACGACTCAAGCGGAATGCTTCTGCTGCTTCTGATATGAGTAGCATATCATCCCGTTCTGCAACTTCTGTTTCAG CTTCAAGCAAACGCAGTGCTAACTTGTGCTTTGATGAGAGACTTTTCCTTCAGTCACTTTACAAG GTCTTGGTTTCGATTTCAGAAACCAATCCTATAATAATATACCTGAGGGATGTTGAGAAGCTTTGTCAGTCAGAAAGGTTCTACAAGTTGTTCCAGAGGCTCTTGACGAAGCTTTCTGGCCCTGTTTTGGTTCTCGGCTCAAGACTATTGGAACCCGAAGATGACTGTCAAGAAGTAGGAGAGGGcatttctgctttgtttcCTTACAACATCGAGATCAGACCGCCAGAGGATGAAAATCAACTCATGAGCTGGAAAACGAGATTTGAAGATGACATGAAAGTGATACAGTTTCAAGACAACAAGAACCACATAGCCGAGGTTCTAGCGGCTAATGATCTTGAGTGTGATGACTTAGGTTCCATATGCCATGCAGATACAATGTTCCTAAGCAGTCACATTGAGGAAATTGTTGTTTCTGCAATCTCCTACCATCTGATGAACAACAAAGAACCCGAATACAAAAACGGGAGGCTTGTAATATCTTCTAATAG CTTGTCCCATGGACTGAATATATTACAGGAAGGTCAAGGATGCTTTGAGGACTCCTTGAAGCTGGACACAAACATCGACTCCAAG GTAGAAGAAGGTGAAGGGATAACAAAGAGCGAGTCAAAATCTGAGACAACTGTtccggaaaacaaaaatgaatcgGATACATCAATCCCGGCAGCAAAAAATGAATGCCCCCTGCCTCCGAAAGCACCT GAGGTGGCTCCTGATAATGAATTCGAGAAGCGCATAAGACCAGAGGTTATCCCAGCAAATGAGATTGGTGTGACTTTTGCTGATATAGGTTCACTGGATGAAACCAAAGAATCACTTCAAGAGCTTGTCATGCTTCCTCTTCGTAGGCCTGACCTGTTCAAAGGTGGTCTTCTAAAGCCCTGCAGAGGAATCCTCCTCTTTGGACCACCTGGTACTGGAAAAACTATGATGGCAAAAGCCATTGCGAACGAAGCTGGGGCTAGTTTCATAAATGTGTCGATGTCCACAATCACTTCAAAATGGTttggagaagatgagaagaacgTGAGAGCTTTGTTCACCCTCGCGGCCAAAGTGTCTCCAACTATTATATTTGTGGATGAAGTGGATAGTATGCTGGGACAGAGGACAAGAGTTGGCGAGCATGAAGCTATGAGGAAGATCAAAAATGAGTTCATGACACACTGGGATGGGCTTATGTCAAATGCGGGTGACCGTATTCTCGTTCTTGCAGCAACAAACAGACCATTTGATCTCGATGAAGCTATCATCAGGAGGTTTGAGCGAAG AATCATGGTGGGTCTTCCATCGGTCGAGAGCAGAGAGAAGATCTTGAGAACCTTAttgtcaaaagagaaaacagagaatcttgATTTCCAAGAGCTTGCGCAGATGACAGATGGCTATAGTGGAAGTGATCTCAAG AACTTTTGCACAACAGCAGCATATCGACCAGTGAGGGAGCTGATAAAGCAAGAGTGCTTGAAAGACCAG gagaggaggaagagagaggaagcagagaagaaTAGTGAAGAAGGATctgaagcaaaagaagaagtatcTGAAGAGAGAGGCATAACGTTGAGACCTTTGAGCATGGAAGACATGAAAGTAGCTAAAAGCCAG GTTGCTGCTAGTTTTGCAGCAGAAGGAGCAGGAATGAACGAACTCAAGCAGTGGAATGATTTGTATGGAGAAGGAGGCTCCAGGAAAAAGGAACAGCTCTCTTACTTCCTTTAA